AGCCAGCAGATCGACATTGGCAAAACTGCGCACAGGATGCACACTGGCAACAGCCACACCTGCCTGTTGTGCCAACTGCAACTCTGTCGATGCCTTGGCACCACTGCAATGGAAAATAACATTACCTGCCTTCAACAAACCGGCAGACACCAGTTGCTGGCAGACACTGGCAATCTGGTCATCACTGACACTTAACATGATGACATCGGCTGGCTGCAATTGCGAGATACTATCGACAGCCTGCCCTGCGCCCAGCCAGGCCACAGCATCGCTGGCACTTCCCAGGCTGCGGTTCAAGACTTGTTGTATGGCAAACGCCTGCTGGCGCTGGAAATTTTTGGCCAGTACCTTGCCGACCTTACCGGCACCAATGATATTCAGGGTCTTCATACTTCACTCTTCAGGGAAGCGGCGCAAACCATCCAGATCAAGGATGGTGATGCCGCCATAGTCCACGCTCAGCAAGTTTTTCTTTTCCAGCAATTGCAAAGCCTGGTTGGCACGCTGGCGCGATACGCTGGAGATGTAACCTATTTCTTCCTGCGATATCTGGATTTGCATGCTGCTACCAGGATTCAGATAGGGGTTGAACATGGCTGCCAGACAACGGGCGACACGGGTGTCGGGGTCCAGCATGCGATCATACTCAACCAGGGATATGAACAAGCCCAGTCGCTCGTTCAACTGATGCAAGAGAAAGCGGTTAAACGGGATACTGTTATCCAGCAAGTAGGTGAAGGTAGCACGTGGCATATAGGCGACACGGGTATCCCGCAGGGCCACCACATCATAACGGCGCGGCTCAGTCTTCAGCAGCGAGCCTTCACCAAACCAGCCGCCCGCCAGCATACAACTGAAGGTCACCGTCTTGCCATCGGGCGAGATACTGCTCATCTTCAGGAAGCCTTCAATAACGCCCATCCAGTGTTCCACTGGATCGCCTTTGCGGCATACGTAACCGCCTGCGGGAATGAAACGCTCGACGACTTCTTCTTCCAGCTTTTGCATGTGCTCAGGTGCGAGCATGCTGGCCCACATGGATTTGGCAAATCGCTCTTTTGGGTCGCTGATTTTCTTTGTCATATTTGTGCAACGCACCACAGATAATTGCTTCATTTTTTCAGATTGTCAGTCGAATGACAACCACTGGCCCCTGAAGGGTCTACTATCGCTTCAACAAAAAGAATTACGGAGACATTGTAAGCGAGTTGCCGATTGCAGCGAAGACTGCAGGCACTCAAAGGCGACTCATTTCAGCATGCCACTACAATACCTACCGTAAAAGTCCCACTGCCTGGATATCGTAAGCAAGCAGTAAGGACGCATCAAGACACTCACATGAAGTAAGCCCTAAAACAATAGGCTGGTGGAGACATGAATCAAAAAGAAGCAGCAAATTCGACTTTTCCCAGGTTGTTATTGCAGCACGGAAAAACACGGCCGCAACATCCGGCCTTCCGTGAAAAAGACCTGGGTATCTGGCAAACCTGGAACTGGCAACAGGTCAATGCCGAAGTGCGTGCCCTCGCCTGCGGCCTGGCAGCACAAGGTTTCAAACGCGGCATGAACCTCGCCATCATCGGCGACAATCGCCCCCGCCTGTACTGGGCCATGGCTGCGGCGCAATGCCTGGGTGGCATACCCGTGCCCCTGTATCAGGATGCCCCGGCAGCCGACATGGCCTATGTGCTGGAAAATGCCGAAATTGTCTTTGCCGTCGTCGAAGATCAGGAACAGGTTGATAAGCTGCTGGAGATCAAACAGCAGTATGCAGGCATACAACACATTGCCTTTGATGATGACCGCGGCATGCGTCATTATCACCAGCCTGAACTGACATCCTATGCTGCCTTGCAGGAACTGGGACGTGCTTACGATATCACCCATCCTGACTTTTTCATGAAGGAAGTGGAAATGGGTCAGCCTGATGATACAGCTGTCATGCTGTATACCTCGGGCACGACAGGTAAGCCCAAGGGTGTCTGTCAGTCACACCGTTCTTTCATGACTGCGGCAATGGGAGGCATGAAATTTGACGAACTCACAGCAGACGAAGATATCCTGTCCTACCTGCCTATGGCCTGGGTAGGTGATCATCTGTTTTCTTTCGCCCAGGCCATGGCCGCTGGCTTTACCGTGAACTGCCCTGAATCCAGCGAAACTGTCCTGACGGATTTGCGTGAAGTCGGCCCCACTTATTATTTCGCCCCGCCACGCGTGTTTGAAAACATGCTGACCACGGTCATGATACGCATGGAAGATGCAGGTACAATCAAGCGCAAGCTGTTTGCCCATTTCATGGACCTGGCACGCCGTGTCGGTTCTGACATACTCGATGGCAAAGCCGTCAGTGGCATGGACCGCCTGCAATATGCACTCGGCAATCTGCTCATTTATGGTCCGCTGAAAAACGTGCTCGGTCTGTCACGCGTGCGCGTGGCCTATACCGCCGGTGCCGCTATTGGCCCTGACCTGTTCCGTTTTTATCGTTCTATCGGTGTCAATCTCAAGCAGTTATATGGCTCCACTGAAACCTGCGCCTATGTCTGCCTGCAACCTGACGGCAAGATCAAGTTCGACAGCGTGGGTGCAGCAGCACCTGGTGTCGAGGTCAAACTCGCAGCAAACGGTGAAGTGCTGGTCAGGTCAGATGCAATGCTGACGGGCTACTACAAGCGCCCCGATGCCACGGCAGAAGTCATGGATGAGCAAGGTTATTTCCACACCGGTGATGCCGGTATCTTTGACCAGGATGGACATCTGAAAATCATCGACCGTGCAGCCGATGTGGGCAAGATGAACCAGGGTGACATCTTTGCGCCCAACTACATAGAAAACAAACTCAAGTTCTTCCCCTTCATCAAGGAAGCCGTGGCCTTTGGTCATGAGCGTGACATGGTCTGTGCCTTTATCAATATTGACATGGAAGCCGTCGGTAACTGGTCAGAAAGACGCGGCATTGCCTATTCAGGTTATACCGATCTGGCGGCCAAGGCCGAGACATATCAACTGATCTTGTCTTGCGTAGAAAAAGTGAATGCTGATCTCGCCAGCGAAGACTTGATGGCGGGCACACAGATACATCGCTTCCTGGTGCTGCACAAGGAACTCGACCCCGACGACGATGAACTGACACGCACCCGCAAAGTCAGGCGCAAATTCATTGCCGAAAAATATGCCGTGCTGATAGAAGCACTGTATTCAGGCAAGCGTTCACAATTCATAGAAACCCTGGTCAAGTTCGAGGATGGCCGCCAGGGCAAGGTCAGTGCCGATTTGCATATCAGCGATGTCAAAACATTTTCTGCCCAAAAGCTGGCTGCATAAGGAATATATAAATGGCAGACAACAGAAAAATCGGTGAAGTCATCCTGGACTTGCAAGGCATATCCCTGGCCTTTGGCGGCGTCAAGGCTTTGACGAATATTTCCTTCAACGTCAGGGAACATGAAATACGCGCCATCATAGGCCCGAATGGCGCAGGCAAAAGCTCCATGCTGAATGTCATCAATGGTGTATACCGTCCGCAGCAAGGTGACATCACCTACCGCGGCCAGCACCGCAAGGACATGAATACGTATTCTGCGGCAAAGAGCGGCATCGCCAGGACTTTCCAGAACATCGCCCTGTTCAAGGGTATGAGCGTGCTCGACAACATCATGACGGGCCGCAACCTGAAAATGAAAAGCAATTTCCTCATGCAGGCCTTGTACTGGGGGCCTGCCCAAAAAGAAGAAATCGCTCACCGCGAAAAGGTAGAAGAAATTATCGACTTCCTGGAAATCCAGCACATACGCAAGATACCGGTAGGCCGTCTTTCCTACGGCTTGCAAAAACGCGTGGAACTGGGTCGTGCGCTGGCAGCCGAGCCTGAGATTTTATTGCTCGATGAACCCATGGCGGGCATGAATGTGGAAGAGAAACAGGACATGAGCCGCTTCATCCTCGATGTCAATGACCAGCTCGGCACCACCATCGTTTTGATTGAACATGATATGGGTGTGGTGATGGATATCTCGGACCGCGTGGTAGTGCTCGACTACGGTAAGAAAATCGGTGATGGCACGCCTGCTGAGGTACTGGCGAATCAGGAAGTAATTAACGCTTATCTGGGAGTTGCACATTAAAGATGCAAAACCTTAAAACCACTAACCACAGAGACACGGAAGAAGGAAAGACTTCTTGCAAGAAGTCTTCGTTTCGCAGGCGAGTGACATGCCACTCGAATTCCCTGCTACACCACAGAGGAAAAATAGGCTTCCTCTTGCTGTTCTCTGTGTCTCGGTGTCTCTGTGTTGAGAGGTCTTTTTGTTCAACATTCATGTTTGCTTAATGTAAGCCGAAAGCTAGAAATGAATATCAGTTTTTTCTTTGAAGTGTTTATCGGTGGCTTGTTGTCCGGTGTCATGTATGCGCTGGTGGCGCTGGGTTTTGTGTTGATTTACAAAGCCTCAGGCGTCTTCAATTTCGCGCAGGGGGCGATGGTGTTTTTTGCCGCCCTGACCTGCGTAGGCCTGACCGAGAAATTTGAAATGTCATTATGGCTGGCGATACCGCTGACCATGCTGGTGATGGTGGCACTGGGTCTGGCTATCGAACGGGTAGTGTTGCGCCCGCTGGTCAACCAGCCTGAGATTACCTTGTTCATGGCCACCATAGGTCTGACCTTTTTCATCGAAGGTCTGGCGCAGTTGTTGTGGGGTTCCCAACCGCACAAACTGACATTGCCTATCGACGATGTACCCATAGAATATTTCATCGAGAAGTTCAATATCCTGGTATCCCAATTCGATGTCATCGCTGCCTTGATCTGTGCTCTGCTGGTAACTGGTCTGGCCCTGCTGTTTTCAAAAACCAAGATAGGCCGCGCCTTGCGAGCGGTGGCAGATGATCACCAGGCAGCGTTGGCAGTTGGTATTCCACTGCAGCAGATCTGGGGCATAGTCTGGGCAGTTGCCGGTTTCGTCGCCCTGGTTGCAGGCTTGTTGTGGGGTGCACGTAATGGTGTGCAGTTTGCATTGACCTTTGTCGCCTTGAAAGCCTTGCCGGTATTGATTTTGGGTGGCTTTACTTCTGTCCCCGGCGCGATTGTTGGCGGCCTGATTATCGGTGCATCTGAAAAACTCGCAGAAGTATATATAGGCCCATTGGTGGGTGGTGGCATAGAGGGCTGGTTCCCGTATGTGCTGGCATTGTTGTTCCTGCTGGTCAGGCCCGAAGGTTTGTTTGGTGAAAAAATCATACGCAGGATTTAATGTCTTGCAGTTCAACATAATCAAGCATCATTAGCAGCGTAGAGGAACAACATGTTCTACCGTGAAGCAGGTCAGTTTAAAACAAGCTATCAGGCAGATAACCAGATATTCCCGATACGGCAAGACCGTATCGGTATTGCCATCGTCCTTATCGCGGCATTTGTTGCCGTACCCGGGCTGGCAACCGATTATGCATTTTCAGCGATCTTCATCCCCTTCCTGATATTTTCACTGGCAGCACTGGGCTTGAATATCCTGACTGGTTATGCAGGTCAATTGTCGCTGGGTTCGGCAGCCTTCATGGCGGTGGGTGCGTTTGCCTCTTATAACTTTGTCTTGCGCATACCCGGCATCCCGGTCTTGCTGGCTTTTGTGCTAGGTGGTTTGTCGGCAGCCATGGTGGGGATTGCCTTTGGTTTGCCGTCGCTGCGTATACGCGGTTTTTATCTGGCAGCAGCAACGCTGGCAACGCAATTCTTTGTGGTCTGGTGCCTGACCAAGATACAGTGGTTCACCAACTACAGTTCTTCTGGCGTCATCACGGCACAGGAAATGGTAATACTCGGTATAGCCATCAATACACCGGTTAAAAAATATTTGCTGACGCTGACCGTTGTCTGTGTCATGGCCATGCTGGCCAAGAATATGGTGAGATCGAACGTGGGTCGCTCGTGGATGGCGGTGCGTGACATGGACGTGGCGGCAGAAGTCATAGGCTTTCGCCTCATGCGCACCAAGTTGCTGGCCTTTGCAGTATCCTCGTTTTACTGTGGCATTGCCGGTGCTCTGTATGCCTATGCTTATCTCGGTACGGTAGAGCCCGAAGCCTATAACCTGGACCTGTCTTTCCGCATCCTGTTCATGATCATCATAGGCGGTGTTGGTTCCATACTCGGTTCTTTCCTGGGTTCGGCTTTTATCATCCTGCTGCCCATCGTGCTGAACTTGATTGCGCATAGTCTGTCTTTGCCGACCAATGTGGCATCGAACCTGGAACTGATGGTATTTGGCGCACTGATTATTTTCTTCCTGATTGTAGAGCCACATGGCCTGGCGAGGTTGTGGCAAATCACCAAAGAAAAATTGCGACTCTGGCCTTTCCCACATTGAGTGGCAGTAACAAGATTAGTACCAATAGTAAAAGAGGGTCCATAATAAAGATGCTTCGCCTTTGCAATAAGAGGTAGAAAAGCATCAGGCAATATCCATCCAAAACCATAAGGAGACAATATGAAACTGCTTAAATCCCTGCTGATGGCCTCGGCAATCCTGGGTGCTGTCAATGCGGCCCAGGCGAATGATCAATTCATTCCCATCCTGTCATATCGCGTAGGCCCGTATGCGGCTGGCGGCTCAGGCTTTTACGGCGGTGCCATCGATTATTTCAATCTGGTCAATGCCAAGGGCGGCTTGAATGGCGTCAAGATTTCCTGGGAAGAATGCGAGACTGAATACAATGCCTCGCGCGGTGTTGAATGTTATGAACGCCTGAAAAAAACCCAGGGCGGTGCCTCACTGGTAGAACCACTTTCTACCGGTATTGCCTACGGTATTCTTGACCGCGTTGCTGAAGATAAAATCCCTTTGACGACACTGGGTTATGGCCGTTCTGATGCTGCCAATGGCAAGGTCTTCCCTTATGTATTCCCGCTCATCACCAGTTACTGGAACCAGGCTGCGGCGATGACCAAATACCTGGGCGATAAATCTGGTGGTATGGACAAACTCAAGGGCAAGAAAATCGTCCATCTCTACCATGATTCTGCCTTTGGTAAAGAGCCTATCCCGGTACTGGATGCACAGGCCAAGCAATATGGTTTCGAGCTTATCAAGATCCCGGTTGCCCATCCCGGCAATGAACAACAATCGCAATGGCTGCAAATCCGCCAGGCCAATCCTGATTATGTAATCCTGTGGGGCTGGGGCGTCATGAACGCAGTGGCGATCAAGACCGCACAACGCAATGGCTATTCTCGCGAAAAAATGCTGGGCGTCTGGTGGGCAGGTTCAGAAGAAGATGCGATTCCCGCTGGTGATGCAGCAAAAGGCTATACCGCGATGACTTTCAATACACCGGGCAATTACCCTGTGCTCGATGAAATCCGCAGCAAGGTGTATGCGGCTGGCAAAGGTAATCTCGGTGACAAGACCCGTGTCGGCTCTGTATATCACATGCGTGGTGTAACAGCCGCAATTCTGTGGACAGAAGCCATCCTGAAAGCGCAGGAAAAATTTGGCAAGGGCAAGCTCATGACATCCGAGCAAATCCGCTGGGGTTTTGAAAACCTGAATGTCGATGAAGCACGTCAAAAAGCTTTGGGTGCAATGGGCATGTTCCCGCCTGTGAAAACTTCTTGCGAAGATCATGAAGGTTCCGGCGCTGTCAAAGTACAGCAATGGACAGGTGATAAATGGAAAGCCATTACACCTAACTGGGTCACTGGTGACAAGGCTTTGACACGCGCCATGCTGGAAGAGTCTTCCAACAAATATGCGGCTGAGAAGAAAATCACGCCTGCCTGTTTGAAGTAGGCGTTAAGCAGTAAAAGCGGAGGCCAGACTGTGCCTCCGCCCCCTTTGTACAAATCATTGCAGATCAAGATCATGAGCGTTCATAGCATCACGGCAGAAGCGGCAACGGCAGCAAATACAGCTGCAACTACCGACATCGCCTATCTCAGTGTCAACAATATCGAAGTCATCTACGATCATGTGATCCTGGTGTTGAAAGGTATTTCCCTGCAAGTGCCACAAGGGAAAATTGTCGCCTTGCTGGGTGCCAATGGCGCAGGTAAATCAACCACGCTGAAGGCGATATCTACACTGCTACGTAACGAGCGCGGCGATATCACCAAAGGCGATATTACTTTCCGTGGCCAGCGCGTCGATCACCTGACACCAAATGAACTGGTCAAGCGTGGCCTGTCACAAGTCATGGAAGGTCGCCATTGCTTTGGGCATTTGACGGTGGAAGAAAACCTGCTTACCGGTGCCTACACACGCAGCCTGTCGCGCAGCGAACTCAAGGCCGAACTGGAAAAGGTATACCACTACTTTCCACGCCTGCGTGAACGCCGTAATTCGCAGGCTGGTTATACCTCGGGTGGTGAGCAACAGATGTGCGCGATAGGCCGTGCCCTGATGGCCAAACCATCGATGATCTTGCTTGATGAACCATCGATGGGTATAGCACCACAACTGGTGGAAGAGATTTTTGAAATCGTGAAAAGCCTCAATGTGCAAGAAAAAGTCTCTTTCCTGCTGGCCGAACAAAACACCAATGTCGCCCTGCGTTATGCCGACTTTGGCTACATCCTGGAAAACGGCAGGGTGGTCATGGAAGGTGAAGCCAAAGACCTCAGCAGCAATGAAGACGTCAAGGAATTTTATCTTGGTGTCTCAGGTGCTGGCCGCAAGAGTTTTAAGGATATGAAGTTTTATAGAAGGCGCAAACGCTGGCTGGCTTGAACCATCACTCATCGCTATCCATCATTTTGAGATGCACACAAATCAACCCACTATAGAGCATGCTCATGAGTGACTATCTGGACGCCCTGGAAACCCGCAATCCACAAAGCCGCGAACAAGCGCTGATGAACAAGCTGCCGCAATTGATTGCCCACGCCCAAACTGCAGAAGGCTGGGGCAGGATATTGCAGGGCGTGGATGCGCATGACATCAAGAGCCGCAGCGCGCTGGCGCAATTGCCGGTGACACGCAAATCCGATCTCAAGGATTTGCAAAAAGCCTTGCCGCCATTTGGTGGCTTGAATACCACGCCGGCGCGGCAGATGGGGCATATCTTCATGTCACCCGGCCCTATCTTTGATCCTGAAGGCCGCGGACAAGACTGGTGGCGCTTTGCCCGCCCCATGCATGCCATAGGTTTGCGGGCAGGTCATCTCTTGCAAAACTGTTTCTCCTATCATTTCACGCCTGCCGCCTTCATGGTCGAGAGTGCCGCCGCCCGTATAGGTTGCGCCGTCATCCCGGCTGGCATAGGGCAGACAGAAATGCAAGTACAGGCCATGGCAGAACTGCGGCCTGACGCCTATATAGGCACGCCAAGTTTCCTGAAAATCATCCTGGAAAAAGCCCTGGACATGGGTGCTGACATTTCCAGCGTACAGCGCGCCATTGTCGGTGCAGAAGCCTTGCCACCTTCGCTGCGCAAATGGTTGCAGGAACATGGTGTGGCCCAGGTATTGCAAATCTATGCCTCTGCCGACATAGGCAATATTGCCTATGAAAGCGTGACCGATGGCCAGGTCAATCCTGGCATGATACTGGATGAAGACCTGATACTCGAAATCGTCCGTCCCGGCACAGGCGACCTGGTGGCTGAGGGTGAAGTCGGCGAAGTGCTCATCACTTCATTCAACCCTGATTACCCGCTGATACGTTTTGGTACTGGCGATATGTCGGCGATCTTGCCGGGCATCTCGCCCTGTGGCCGTACGAATCAGCGCATCAAGGGCTGGATGGGGCGAGCGGATCAGACGACCAAGGTCAAGGGCATGTTTGTTCACCCTTCGCAAGTTGCAGAAGTGGTCAAGCGCCATCCTGAAATCAGCAAGGCCAGGCTGGTCGTCACCGGTGAAATGGCGAATGATGTCATGAGCCTGCATTGTGAAACTGCTGCGGGCAATCCTACCTTGCAGGCCGCCATTGTCGACAGTTTACGCGATGTCACCAAATTGCGCGGTGATGTGCAGTTTGTTGCGCCCGGCAGCCTGGCCAATGATGGCAAGGTAATAGACGACGCCCGCAAATACGAATAAAGCCAGGCACCTCTGACGCAGGAGCAACAAAAACCACGGAAAAGACAGCTTTTCCTTGGTTTTTTCGTCTCTCACACCCAAACGCTAAAAATATTCTATAGTAGTTAAGTAAACCAAATATGGATGGGTCTGCTTGCCAGACTTGCCCGCTCTGTTTTCCCCGTTTTTCCCTGTTCCGCCCCTGCAACCACCTCACCGGATGGAGAACTATTCCATGACTGCACTGAATATCAATAGCAAAGAACACCAGGTAGATGCCGATCCTTCCACGCCAGTGCTATGGGCCTTGCGTGATTCCCTGGGCCTGACTGGCACCAAGTTTGGCTGCGGGGCAGCATTATGTGGTGCCTGCACCGTGCACCTGAATGGCCAGGCGATACGCTCTTGCATCACACCCATCTCTTCGGTCGCTGGCCAAAAAATCACTACTATCGAAGCCATGAGCCAGGATAAGGTCGGCAAAGCTGTGCAAGCGGCCTGGATCAAGCATGACGTTGCCCAATGTGGTTACTGTCAAAGCGGCCAGATCATGAGTGCCACGGCATTGTTAAAAACCAACAAGAAGCCCAGCGATGCCGATATCGACGGTGCCATGGCAGGCAATATCTGTCGATGTGGAACTTATGTACGCATCCGCGCTGCCATCCATGATGCTGCATCCACTCTGGCCTGAGGAGAATAACCATGCATTTTGAAGCTCGCCTCGATGAGATGCCACGCCATTTGCAAGCCCTTTTGCAATCCACCACACCAGAGACAACACCAGTAGGTCTGAGCCGTCGCAGCTTCCTCAAGATGGCAACTGCCAGCGGTTTTGCGCTGGGTTGCTACCCCATGCTGGCAACAGCGCAGGATACTGCTAAAACACCCGCAGGCCTGAAGCCCACTGAACAACCAGGCGCATTCGTACAGATCGCCAAGGATGGCACAGTCACTGTCACCTTCAATCGCCTGGAATTTGGCCAGGGCGTACAAACCAGTCTGCCGCTGATACTGGCAGAAGAACTGGATGCCGACTGGTCAAAGGTTAAAAGCGCAAATGGCAATAACCACCCTGCCTATGTTGACCCGGCATTTGGCATGCATTTGACGGGTGGCTCGAACTCCATCGCCCATTCCTATACACAATACCGCGAACTCGGTGCCCGCACCCGCGCCATGCTGGCACAGGCAGCGGCCAACCAATGGCAAGTTGATCCTGCCAGCCTGCGTACCGAAAATGGCAATGTCATTGGCCCCGGTGGCAAGAAGCTGGGCTATGGCGAGCTGGCAGACGCTGCGATGAAATTGCCAGTACCAGAAAAAGTCACACTGAAAGACCCGAAAAACTTCCGCCTCATAGGCAAACCCACCGGCCGTCTCGATGCCAAAGCAAAATCTACAGGCACCCAGGATTTTGGTATTGATACCCACTTGCCCGGGATGCTGACGGCGGTAGTCGCACGGCCACCGGTATTCGGTGCCAAGGTCAAGACTATTGATGACACGGCGGCCAAGGCCATCAAGGGCGTCAAGGCAG
This is a stretch of genomic DNA from Undibacterium sp. KW1. It encodes these proteins:
- a CDS encoding Crp/Fnr family transcriptional regulator → MTKKISDPKERFAKSMWASMLAPEHMQKLEEEVVERFIPAGGYVCRKGDPVEHWMGVIEGFLKMSSISPDGKTVTFSCMLAGGWFGEGSLLKTEPRRYDVVALRDTRVAYMPRATFTYLLDNSIPFNRFLLHQLNERLGLFISLVEYDRMLDPDTRVARCLAAMFNPYLNPGSSMQIQISQEEIGYISSVSRQRANQALQLLEKKNLLSVDYGGITILDLDGLRRFPEE
- a CDS encoding long-chain fatty acid--CoA ligase, with product MNQKEAANSTFPRLLLQHGKTRPQHPAFREKDLGIWQTWNWQQVNAEVRALACGLAAQGFKRGMNLAIIGDNRPRLYWAMAAAQCLGGIPVPLYQDAPAADMAYVLENAEIVFAVVEDQEQVDKLLEIKQQYAGIQHIAFDDDRGMRHYHQPELTSYAALQELGRAYDITHPDFFMKEVEMGQPDDTAVMLYTSGTTGKPKGVCQSHRSFMTAAMGGMKFDELTADEDILSYLPMAWVGDHLFSFAQAMAAGFTVNCPESSETVLTDLREVGPTYYFAPPRVFENMLTTVMIRMEDAGTIKRKLFAHFMDLARRVGSDILDGKAVSGMDRLQYALGNLLIYGPLKNVLGLSRVRVAYTAGAAIGPDLFRFYRSIGVNLKQLYGSTETCAYVCLQPDGKIKFDSVGAAAPGVEVKLAANGEVLVRSDAMLTGYYKRPDATAEVMDEQGYFHTGDAGIFDQDGHLKIIDRAADVGKMNQGDIFAPNYIENKLKFFPFIKEAVAFGHERDMVCAFINIDMEAVGNWSERRGIAYSGYTDLAAKAETYQLILSCVEKVNADLASEDLMAGTQIHRFLVLHKELDPDDDELTRTRKVRRKFIAEKYAVLIEALYSGKRSQFIETLVKFEDGRQGKVSADLHISDVKTFSAQKLAA
- a CDS encoding ABC transporter ATP-binding protein, with amino-acid sequence MADNRKIGEVILDLQGISLAFGGVKALTNISFNVREHEIRAIIGPNGAGKSSMLNVINGVYRPQQGDITYRGQHRKDMNTYSAAKSGIARTFQNIALFKGMSVLDNIMTGRNLKMKSNFLMQALYWGPAQKEEIAHREKVEEIIDFLEIQHIRKIPVGRLSYGLQKRVELGRALAAEPEILLLDEPMAGMNVEEKQDMSRFILDVNDQLGTTIVLIEHDMGVVMDISDRVVVLDYGKKIGDGTPAEVLANQEVINAYLGVAH
- a CDS encoding branched-chain amino acid ABC transporter permease encodes the protein MSFFFEVFIGGLLSGVMYALVALGFVLIYKASGVFNFAQGAMVFFAALTCVGLTEKFEMSLWLAIPLTMLVMVALGLAIERVVLRPLVNQPEITLFMATIGLTFFIEGLAQLLWGSQPHKLTLPIDDVPIEYFIEKFNILVSQFDVIAALICALLVTGLALLFSKTKIGRALRAVADDHQAALAVGIPLQQIWGIVWAVAGFVALVAGLLWGARNGVQFALTFVALKALPVLILGGFTSVPGAIVGGLIIGASEKLAEVYIGPLVGGGIEGWFPYVLALLFLLVRPEGLFGEKIIRRI
- a CDS encoding branched-chain amino acid ABC transporter permease, with protein sequence MFYREAGQFKTSYQADNQIFPIRQDRIGIAIVLIAAFVAVPGLATDYAFSAIFIPFLIFSLAALGLNILTGYAGQLSLGSAAFMAVGAFASYNFVLRIPGIPVLLAFVLGGLSAAMVGIAFGLPSLRIRGFYLAAATLATQFFVVWCLTKIQWFTNYSSSGVITAQEMVILGIAINTPVKKYLLTLTVVCVMAMLAKNMVRSNVGRSWMAVRDMDVAAEVIGFRLMRTKLLAFAVSSFYCGIAGALYAYAYLGTVEPEAYNLDLSFRILFMIIIGGVGSILGSFLGSAFIILLPIVLNLIAHSLSLPTNVASNLELMVFGALIIFFLIVEPHGLARLWQITKEKLRLWPFPH
- a CDS encoding ABC transporter substrate-binding protein — translated: MKLLKSLLMASAILGAVNAAQANDQFIPILSYRVGPYAAGGSGFYGGAIDYFNLVNAKGGLNGVKISWEECETEYNASRGVECYERLKKTQGGASLVEPLSTGIAYGILDRVAEDKIPLTTLGYGRSDAANGKVFPYVFPLITSYWNQAAAMTKYLGDKSGGMDKLKGKKIVHLYHDSAFGKEPIPVLDAQAKQYGFELIKIPVAHPGNEQQSQWLQIRQANPDYVILWGWGVMNAVAIKTAQRNGYSREKMLGVWWAGSEEDAIPAGDAAKGYTAMTFNTPGNYPVLDEIRSKVYAAGKGNLGDKTRVGSVYHMRGVTAAILWTEAILKAQEKFGKGKLMTSEQIRWGFENLNVDEARQKALGAMGMFPPVKTSCEDHEGSGAVKVQQWTGDKWKAITPNWVTGDKALTRAMLEESSNKYAAEKKITPACLK
- a CDS encoding ABC transporter ATP-binding protein, whose protein sequence is MSVHSITAEAATAANTAATTDIAYLSVNNIEVIYDHVILVLKGISLQVPQGKIVALLGANGAGKSTTLKAISTLLRNERGDITKGDITFRGQRVDHLTPNELVKRGLSQVMEGRHCFGHLTVEENLLTGAYTRSLSRSELKAELEKVYHYFPRLRERRNSQAGYTSGGEQQMCAIGRALMAKPSMILLDEPSMGIAPQLVEEIFEIVKSLNVQEKVSFLLAEQNTNVALRYADFGYILENGRVVMEGEAKDLSSNEDVKEFYLGVSGAGRKSFKDMKFYRRRKRWLA
- a CDS encoding phenylacetate--CoA ligase family protein, producing the protein MSDYLDALETRNPQSREQALMNKLPQLIAHAQTAEGWGRILQGVDAHDIKSRSALAQLPVTRKSDLKDLQKALPPFGGLNTTPARQMGHIFMSPGPIFDPEGRGQDWWRFARPMHAIGLRAGHLLQNCFSYHFTPAAFMVESAAARIGCAVIPAGIGQTEMQVQAMAELRPDAYIGTPSFLKIILEKALDMGADISSVQRAIVGAEALPPSLRKWLQEHGVAQVLQIYASADIGNIAYESVTDGQVNPGMILDEDLILEIVRPGTGDLVAEGEVGEVLITSFNPDYPLIRFGTGDMSAILPGISPCGRTNQRIKGWMGRADQTTKVKGMFVHPSQVAEVVKRHPEISKARLVVTGEMANDVMSLHCETAAGNPTLQAAIVDSLRDVTKLRGDVQFVAPGSLANDGKVIDDARKYE
- a CDS encoding (2Fe-2S)-binding protein, whose protein sequence is MTALNINSKEHQVDADPSTPVLWALRDSLGLTGTKFGCGAALCGACTVHLNGQAIRSCITPISSVAGQKITTIEAMSQDKVGKAVQAAWIKHDVAQCGYCQSGQIMSATALLKTNKKPSDADIDGAMAGNICRCGTYVRIRAAIHDAASTLA